ACGCCCGAGATCTACACCGCCGGCAGCGGCTGGCGCACGCTCTTCGGCGCCCGCAGCCGCGACGCCTTCGGCCCCGACTACCTGCGCGCCTCGTACCCGCGCGCCTGGGTGGCACCGGACGGCCAGGTCGTCGGCATCTCCGCCGAGACGATGTGGAAACTCGACCCCGCCGGCAACGACACCCAGGGCGCAGTCACGGTGCTGGGCAGGTTCAAGACGCCGCCGAGCGCCACCGCGCCGGTGAACGTGGGGGCGACCAACAGCGCCGTGATGTTCGCGCCCGGCAAGGTGCTGCAGATGGGCGGCAACGGCACCAACAACGGCGACGGCCTGCCGGCCAGTGCCATGGCGACGGTGGTCGACTTCAACGGCGCCACGCCGGTGATCACCGAAACCGCGCCGATGCGCTTCGCGCGCCGCTACGGCAACGCCACGGTGCTGCCCGATGGCAAGGTGGTGGTGACCGGCGGCACGCGTCGCGGCAACAACGGCGGGGCCGATGCGGTGTACGAGGCCGAGGTGTGGGACCCGTCCACCGGCCGCTGGACCACTGGCGCACGCGCCGCGAACATCCGCGTCTACCACTCGGCCGCGCTGCTGCTGCCCAATGGCACGGTGCTGTCGTCCGGCGGCGGCGCGCCGGGCCCGGTCAACAACCAGAACGTCGAGATCTACTACCCGCCGAACCTGTTCCAGGCGGTCGATGGTGCAGCCCGACTCGCACCGCGGCCGGTGCTCACCGGCATCAGCGCGCTCGGCTTCACACCCGGCGCGCAGTTCCAGCTCGACCTGGCCGACGCGTCGCACGTCACGCGGCTCGCCCTGGTGACCAACGGCACGGTGACCCATTCCTTCAACAGCACGCAGCGCTTCCAGGAACTGTCCTTCACCAAGGACGGCAACCGCCTCACGGCCCGGCTGCCGGCCAACGCGCACCTCACGCCGCCAGGCTACTACCAGCTCTTCGCCCTGGATGCGAGCGGCGTACCCTCGCGCGCCGTCATCGTCGGCATCGGCCAGGGCATCGCGGCGCCACCCATCGCGCTGCCGACCGCCGCCACCGCGTGTGCCGAGGAAGGCGGCCTCTGCCGCGTGCCGAACGGCCGGCGCGGCGTCGTCTACTACGGCGTCGACGGCAAATTTGCCATTCGCTCCGACCAGACCGGCGACGTGGCCTGCACCGCCGCCAACTTCGGCAGCGACCCGGCGCCGGGCGCGGCCAAGCGCTGCTACCTGCTCTTGGTCAACCCGGCGAGCGCCGTGCCCGCCATCGACGCGGCACCGCTGCGCATCGGCGCCACCGCCCGCTACGCACCCGTCGTTGGCCTCACCGGCGCCAGTTACCGCTGGGACTTCGGCGACGGCAGCGCACCCACGGCCTACGCCAGCAGCAGTGCCGCGAGCCACACCTACACCGCACCGGGCGTCTACACCGTGACGCTCACCGTGCGCGACGCGAACGGCCAGGTCGGCACGCGCACCTTCGTGCAGGCCGTGACCGCGGCGCCGACCGCCACCGCGCCGAGCGCCTCGTCACCCCTGCTGCTGGAAGCGCACAGCGCCGCCGCCTCGCGGCTGTGGGTGGTCAACCCCGACAACGATTCGGTCACGGTCTTCGACACCGTCGCGAACAGCCGTGTGCAGGAGATCCCGGTCGGCGTCGCGCCGCGCACGCTGGCCCGCGGGGCCGACGGTAATGTGTGGGTGGTCAACCGCGACAGCGCCAGCATTTCGGTGATCGATCCCGCCAGCCTGACGGTGGTGCGCACCCTCGCCCTGCCGCGCGCCTCGCAGCCGTGGGGCCTGGTCGGCGCCTCGGATGGCCGCATGTACGTGAGCCTGGAAGCTGCCGGCCGGCTGCTGAAGCTCGACGGCAACGGCGCCACACTCGGCACGCTCGATGTCGGCGCCAACCCGCGCCACCTGGCGGTGCGCGGCGACGCGTCGCGCGTGCTGGTGTCGCGCTTCATCACGCCACCGCTGGCCGGCGAAGCGACGGCCGTGGTCGACACAAGCACTGGCGGCGGCGAGGTGCTGGCCGTGAACACGGCGACGATGGCCCTCGCCGGGACCGTGCGGCTGCGCCACAGCGACCGCAACGACAACGAAGTGCAGGGCAGCGGCATCCCCAACTACCTCGGCCCGGCCGTGATCGCGCCCGATGGCGGCAGCGCCTGGGTGCCGTCCAAGCAGGACAACATCCGCCGCGGCCTCCTGCGCAACGGCCAGAACCTGGACTTCCAGAACACGGTACGCGCCATCAGTTCGCGCGTCGATCTCGCGACGCTGGCCGAAGACGCCCCCGCACGCATCGACCACGACAACGCCAGCCTGGCGAGCGCGGCGGCCTACGACCCGAGCGGCGCCTACCTCTTCGTCGCGCTCGAAACGGCGCGCCAGGTCGAGGTGATCGACGCCATCGGCGGACGGCGGCTGTTCCGCATCGAGGTCGGCCTGGCGCCGCAGGGCGTGACGGTATCGGCCGACGGCAGCAAGCTCTACGTCCACAACTTCATGGCGCGCACCGTGAGCGTGGTCGACATCAGTCCGCTCACGCGGCTGGGCGAACTGCGAAGCGGTCTGGTCGCGACGCTCGGCAGCGTTGCCACCGAGAAGCTCGCCGCCAACGTGCTCAAGGGCAAGCAGCTCTTCTACGACGCCCGCGACCCGCGACTGGCACGCGATGCCTACATGAGCTGCGCCACCTGCCACAACGATGGCGGGCAGGACGGCCGCGTCTGGGACATGACCGGCTTCGGCGAGGGCCTGCGCAACACCATCGCGCTGAAGGGCCGCGGCGGCATGGGCCAGGGCTTCCTGCACTGGAGCGCCAACTTCGACGAGGTGCAGGACTTCGAAGGGCAGATCCGCAACCTCGCCGGCGGCACCGGCCTGATGAGCGACGCGCTGTTCAACGCCGGCACGCGCAGCCAGCCACTGGGCGACGCCAAGGCCGGCCTCAGCGCCGACCTCGACGCGATGGCCGCCTACCTCGCCTCGCTCAACACCTTTGCGCCCAGCCCGCTGCGCAACGCGGACGGCAGCCTGACGGCGGCCGCGCTCGCCGGCAAGGGCGTGTTCCAGGCGCAGAACTGCGCCAGCTGCCACAGCGGCCTGCCCTTCACGGCCAGCGCCGATGCGACGCAGTTGAAAAACGTCGGCACCCTCAAGCCATCGAGCGGCAAGCGCCTGGGTGGCGCCCTGCCGGGCATCGACGTGCCGACCCTGCGCGACGTGTGGGCCACCGGCCCCTTCCTGCACGACGGCTCGGCGCCTACGCTGGCCGATGCGGTGAAGGCACACAACGGCACGACGGTGGATGCGGGCAACCTGGCGAATCTGACGGAGTACCTGCGGCAGATCGGCGCAGAGGAATAGACGGCCGGGACTTCTCGCCGCGCGACGGGAAGCAGTACAGTCAGGGGCATCGAAATCCCTTCGATGCCCCTCATGAAGCGCTCTCACACCCGGCCTGCCTCATTGCGTCCGCGCCGTTGGACCGCCTGGCTCGCGGCGACGGCCATGGCCCTCCTTGTCCCCTCCGTCGAAGCGTCCCCCTCGATGGGCTGCAACGGCTCGCTCGTCGGCAAGGGCGACTCACCCGTGTCGCTGCTCCAGAAGTGCGGCGAGCCGATCTATCGGCAGACCGTGTGCGTGTCGATGCTGCAGCTGGGCTGGGTCGTGACGCCCTATCGTTCAGGGGGGCCTGCTGCGATTCTTGCGAATCAGTGCGTTCCGATGGAGGAATGGACCTACGACCGGGGGCAAGGCGCATTCTTCGGGGTCGTCCGCATCTACAACGGCACGATCGAATCCGTGCGCGACGGCGACCGCAACCGCTGAGCGTCGGACCGCGTCCCCTGCCGCCTGACAAGCGCGGCTCCTGCATGCGTCGTCGGCTCACGGCGCGCGGCCCTCATTCCGAGAACCGGCGAATCGGTTCGCAAGAAAATCGAGCAGCGCACGATGCACGGCCGTGCTGTGACGACGCTGCAGATAGACGGCCGACAACCACATGTCGCTGCGAACGAATTCCGACAAGACAGGCACCAGCCGCCCGCTTTCGATGTACGGTTGCAGCATGACCGACGGCAGGTACACGACGCCGGCCCCCAGCAATGCAGCCTGGATCAGCGGCCCGGCTTCGGTGGCATCCAGCCTTCCCCGAACCGCGACATCCACCGGCTGACCATCAGTCTCGAAGCGCCATTTCGAAAGCGGAGTCAGATGCGTACCGATCAGCGCGACGTGATCCGCAAGCTCGGCAGGATGCGAAGGTACCCCGTGCCGGCGCCAGTACATGGGCGCGGCGCAAACGCTGAGTTCCATCGCCACCAGCTTTCGAACGATCAGGTTCTCGTTGGCCGAGGGACCAAAACGTAGCGCGATGTCGATGCCCTCCTCCGCAAGGTCGACCATGCGGTTCGTCAGCATCAGGCTGATGCTGACTTCGGGATATTGACCGAGGAAGACGTTGATCAGTCCTGGCAACTCCGTCAGGTCCATACCGTGCGGAGCCGAGATGCGCAGGCGCCCGCTCGGGACGCTCGCGCGATCCTGCAGTTCGGCGTGCGTCGCATCGGCCAGTTCCAACATCGGCCGACTTCTCTCGAGCAGCAGCTGACCCGCATCGGTCAGGCTGACGGCGCGCGTGCTCCGATTCAGCAAACGGACGCCGAACCTGCTTTCCAGGGTCGCGATGTATTTGCTGACGGTGCCCCTCGACAGCGAAAGATGCTCGGCGGTACGGGAAAAACTGCCGGAGGAGGCGACCTCGCTGAAGGTGCGCAGGAGATCCAGGCTGTCCACGATGTTCTCCTTCTTTCATTGGACAGAGCGAATACTCTGCAAAAGCCTCCGAACGGCTGGCTCTCAGGCGAGACCGAGTTTCTTTCGGAGGCTCGCATCCACCGGTCCCGCGGGCAGAAAGCGGCGCAACTTCGTCAAGAGGGATGCCTGCCCAGGTGGTGCGCAACGCATGCGCCACGGGCCGAGCGCCGCTTCGACGATGGTGCTCGCGACAGCGCGCGGCCCGGGCGCATTGCGCACGCTGTCGGCCACGGAGCGTGTCACCACGTCGCGTTCATGGTCGTACCCTTCGATCCGTGTTTCGGCACGGGGCGCGTTGGCGTCCAGGTTGGTCCGGGTGTAAGCCGGCTGCACCAGCGTCGCACGAATGCCGAACTGGCGAACCTCATGATCCAGGGATTCAGACAGCCCTTCCACCGCATGCTTGGTGGCTGCATAAATTCCCATGTAGGGCGCCGGCAACACACCGAGCACCGAGCTGACGTTGACGATTCGTCCACGACGATGCGCACGCATGTACGGAAGCACGGCACGCGTCATGCGAAGAATGCCGAAGACATTGGTGTCGAACAGCGCCGCGGCCTCGGCCGCTGTCGTTTCCTCGACCGCGCCGATCATCATCATTCCTGCGTTGTTGACCAGCACATCGATGCGCATGTTCTTTTCAATGATGGATTCAACCGCAACCTGAACCGAGCCTTCGTTCCGGACGTCCATCTCGATGAACTCGACACCCGGCAGCGCAGGCGCCTTGCGCAGATCGCGCACGGTGCCGAACACTCGGCATCCCCGCGCAGCGAACATCTCCGCGGCAGCACGGCCGATGCCAGAAGATGCGCCGGTCACGACGACTACGGATGAATTTGACACGACTGATCTTTCGATTCGAGTGAATGGGAATGGGTGCCATCAATGCGCAGGCACATTGCCGTCGCGGCGAACGTCGCTGGTGCCAGGCTTGATCCTGAACCAGATGGCGTACATCGCCGGCAGGAACACCAGCGTCAGGACCGTGCCGGCGAAGGTGCCGCCGATCAGCGTGTACGCAAGTGCGCCCCAGAACACGGAGTGGGTCAGCGGGATGAACGCGAGGATCGCCGCGAGCGCGGTCAGGATCACGGGCCGTGAGCGCTGAACGGTGGCCTCGACCACGGCGTGGAAGGAGTCCAGCCCCTCCTGCTCGTTGTGGTGGATCTGCCCCAGCAGGATCAGCGTGTTGCGCATCAGGATCCCCGACAGCGCGACGAGGCCGACCAGCGCGTTGATGCCGAAGGCCTGCTGGAAGATGAGCAGGGTCGGCACCACGCCGATCAACCCCAGCGGGCTCGTGAGGAACACCATGACCATTGCCGACATCGAGCGGACCTGGAAGATGATGATGAGCAGCGTGGCCGCCAGCATGATCGGGAACAACGGCAGCATCGCCTTTGTCGCCTTCTCGGATTCCTCGATGGAGCCGGCCTGGACGATGCGGTAGCCCGCGGGCAGCTTCTCGATGATCGGCTGGAGCTGCTTCGTGATCGCGTTCGACACGTCCGGCGGCTGCAGTCCGTCGGCGATGTCGCCCTGCACCGTGAGGGTGGGCACGCGGTCGCGCCGCCGCATGACCGGCTCTTCCATGCGCACCTCGACCTCGCCGACCTGCGACAACGGAATGCGCTGGCCACTGGCGCCGGCGAGCGTGAAGTCCGCGATCCGGGCCGGATCGAGGCGCGTGGCGCCCGCGGAGCGGGCCACGACCTGCACGGTGCGGATGTCCTCGCGCACGGTGGTCACCGGCGCGCCGCTCAGCAGGAACTGCAGTTGTTGCGCCACGGCATTGGAGCTCAGGCCCACGGCCTGCAGGCGGTCCTGGTGCAAGGTGAAGTGCAAGGTCGGCGTGCGGGTGCCCCAGTCGGTGTTGACGGTCCGCATCATCGGGCTCGCATCCATGACCTGGCGCACCTCGGCGGCGATCTTCCGCAACTCGTTCGCATCCGGGCCCGTGACACGGTAGGCGACCGGGAACGGCGAGTACGGGCCGAACACCAGTTGGGTGACCCGCAGCCGCGCCTCGGGCGCCAGGCCCTGCGCAACGGCATCGCGCAGCCGCAGCTTCAGGGCATCGCGCTCTTCCTGGCTGGCGGTGCGGATGACGATCTTGGCGAATGCAGGATCAGGCAGCTCCGGACCCATGGCGAGGTAAAAGCGAGGGGCGCCCTGGCCGATATAGGACGTGACGATCTGCGCCTCCGGCTGCGTGGAGAGCCAGGCCTCGACCTTCGCCACCGCTGCGCTGGTCTGCGTGATGGCCGTGCCATAGGGCATCTGCACTTCGACCAGCACTTCGGGCCGGTCGGAGTTCGGGAAGAACTGCTTCTTGACCACGCCCATGCCGAGGATGGACAGCACGAACAGCGCGACGACGGCGCCGGCCACCAGCCACTTGCGCGCGATCACGCGCTCGAGCACACGACGCAGGCGGTTGTAGCGCGGCGTGTCGTAGATCGCGGCGTGGCCGCCTTCGACCTTCTTGAAATTCGGCAGCAGCTTCACGCCCAGGTAGGGGGTGAACACCACCGCGACGACCCAGGAGGCGATCAGCGCGATGCCGACGATCCAGAACATGTTGCTCGTGTACTCGCCCGCGGTCGATGGCGCGAAGCCGTTGGGCATGAAGCCGACGGCAGTCACCAGCGTGCCCGAGAGCATCGGCGCTGCCGTGTGGCTCCACGCATAGGCCGATGCGGCGACGTGGCTGTAGCCTTCCTCGATCTTCACCACCATCATCTCGATGGCGATGATGGCGTCGTCCACCAGCAGGCCCAGCGCCAGGATCAGCGAGCCGAGCGTGATGCGATCGAAGTTCTTGCCGGTGGCGGCCATCACCACGAAGACCACCGCCAGCGTGAGCGGCACGGCGGCGGCGACCACCAGGCCGGCGCGCCAGCCCATGCTCAGGAAGCTCACCAGCATCACGACCAGCAAGGCCGCGAAGAACTTCATCATGAATTCGTCCACCGATGCGGAGATGTTGTCCGACTGGTCCGTCACTTTCGACAGCGTCAGGCCCAACGGCAGTTCGGCATTGATGGCGCGGGCTTCCGCGTCCAGCGACTTGCCCAGGTCGAGCCCGTTCCAGCCCTCCTTCATCACCACGCCGATCAGCAAGGCCGGTTCGCCGCCGTTGCGGATCATGAAGGTGGCCGGGTCTTCGTAGCCGCGCTTGACCGTGGCGACGTCCGACAGCTTCAGGGTGCGGCCTTGCGCGACCACCGGTGTGTCCCGGATCTTCTGCAAGGTGTCGAAGGCGCCGTCCAGGCGAATGAAGACCTGCGGGCCCTTGGTTTCCACCGACCCGGCCGGGCTCAGCGCATTCTGGGCATTGAGCGCGGCGAACACCTCCTGCGGACCGATACCCAGCGTTGCCAGGCGGTCGTGTGCGAACTCGACGTAGATGCGCTCGGGCTGTTCGCCGGCAATGTTCACCTTCTTCACGCCCGGCACGTGCAGCAGCCGCTGGCGCAGCGTTTCCGCATCACGCACCAACAGGCGCTGCGGCTCGCCCTTGGCCTTGAGCGCGAACAGGGCGAAGGTGACGTCGGCGTACTCGTCGTTGACCATCGGGCCGATCACGCCCGCCGGCAGGTTGCGTGCCTCGTCGCCGACCTTCTTGCGTGCCTGGTAGAACTCGTCCTCCACCTTCAAGGGGGGCGTGCTGTCCTGCAAGGTCAGCGTGGTGAACGCGAGGCCGGGCCGGGTGTAGGTTTCGGCGCGGTCGTAGTAACGCAGTTCCTGCAGGCGTTTCTCGAGCTTCTCGGCGACCTGGTCCTGCATCTCCTGCGCCGTCGCGCCGGGCCACGCGGTGATGACGGTCATCACCTTGACCGTGAAGGCCGGGTCTTCCGCACGCCCCAGCTTGAAGAACGCGACCAGGCCCGCCAGCGAGATCAGCAGGATCAGGAACAGGGTGACGGAGCGCTCGCGGACCGCGAGCGCCGACAGATTGAAACGGCCCTCGCTCATGGATGGGCTCCGCCGCCCGCCGGCGCCGCGGCAGCGCTGGCGATGCGCACCTCTTCGCCTTCGCGCAACAGGTGCGCGCCCAGGGCGACCACGCGGTCGCCCTGCTGGAGCTGGCCCGTGACCTGGGCGCGGTCGTCTTCCAGCGACTCCACCGTCACCGGTTGCCAGCGCACCTTCGCCGGATCGCCGGTGATGACCCAGACGCCCGGCGATTGGCCGGCGTCGAACAGGGCACCGATGGGCACTTGCACCCCGTTCTTCGCGACGACCTTGCCGTCCCCGACGTGGACCGTCACGGTGGCACCCAGCGGCGCGTTGGCCAGTTCGCCATCGAGCACATAGCGCGCCTCGAAAGTGCGGGTCAGGCGGTCGGCCGTATCCGAGAGCTGGCGGAGCTTGACGGGGACCGCGGCGCCTTCCTTGCCGAACAGCGTGGCCTGGCCCACCGAGCCGATGGCGGGGCGCAGCGTTTCGGGCAGTTGCACCACCGCCTCCCGGCGCCCGGCCGCCGCCACGCGCACCACCACCTGGCCGGCATTCACGACCTGGCCGGGCTCGACCAGCGTTTCGAGGACCGTGCCGTCCACGTCGGCGACCAGGTCCGAGTAGCGGTTCGCGTTGCGAGCGACTTCGGACTGCGCTTCGGCCGCGCTCAACTGGGCCTGGGCCGCATCCGCCGCCGCCTTGATCTGGTCGTAGGCCGAGGCCGAGATGGCGCCCGTTCCGCGCAGGTCCCGGTAACGGAGTTCTTCGTCGCTCGCCTGCTTGGCGCGCGCGCGGGCCGCGGCCACCGCCTCCTGCTGCGCCCGCGATGCCAGCTTCAGATCGACCGGGTCGATGCGCAGGAGCAGTTGGCCGCGCTTGACGGTCTGCCCCACGTCCACCCGACGCTCCAGCACCTTGCCGGCGACGCGAAAACCCAGGTCGCTCTGGACCCGTGCGGCAACGGTGCCGCTGAACGAGCGCGATGTCGACGCGGCCGGCTGGACGGTGGCGGCGCGCACCAGGGGCGTGAGGGTGCGTGCATCGGGCGGCGTCTTGTCGCCGCAAGCGACCAATGCGAACGCCAAAGCATTGATGGTGACGGAGAGAACCAGGCGGGGCGGCAGCATGAGAGTCCTGTTGACGAATCGATCAGGACGCGGATTCTGCAACTAGTGACCATATCAGTCAATAGTCACATGCTGTTTTAAACGCTTAGGGCGACAGGCTGCGCAACACCAGTCCGGCCAGGAGGGCCGGCGCCTCGTCGGTGTGATCGAAGCTGTGGCGCAGCAACAGGGGGTTGATGTAGGGGTGCATGACCAGGTAGATGGCCGCCGCGGTCTCGTCGATGGGAGTCTTGCGTTCGAACTCCCCCGAATCCCGCCCTTGCTGCAGCACCTCCAGGATCAGTTGGCGGACGAATTCCTCATGCGCGATGGCAGACCGCCAGCGCTCAGTGGCGGACGAGATCGCGATTTCATAGAGCTTTCGGTCCCGGAAGAACAAGCGAAGGCTCGCCTCGACGATCGCCTTGAACATGCGACGCAGCTTTTCCGGTGGCCGATCGACGGCACTCACCGCGGCCACCACCTCGGCCTCGATCTCCCGCAGGCAGTTGCTGCAGATCATTTCTCCGATGGCCTGCTTGGATTCGAAAAACTTGTAGATGTAGGCCTTGGAGAAACCGATGGTCTTGGCCAGGTCCGAGACGGTGGTCTTTTCGTAGCCGTACTGGCTGAAATGCTCGGTCGCGGCGACCACGATCTGGTCTCTCACGTCATGGTCGGCCGGGCCGCGTGGTGGCACCGGGGAAGTGATGGCTGGGCTCATGACGGGAGCTTAACTGCACCGGTGTACTTGAGCAATAAGTGACTATATTGTACATTGGTCACATCGCATCAATGCCTTGTCCGTCCTGGAAGAACACCATGCTCACACGCACGTCACTCACGCTGGTTGCCGCAGCCTGCCTCCTCGCCGGCTGCGCCGTCGGCCCTGACTATGTCCATCCCGAAACCTCCTTGCCGGACAAGTTTCTCGGCCAGCGTGCCGTCGACGCGCGGGCGACCGTTGCCGACGCGGACCTGAGCGCGTGGTGGAAGGGGTTTCGCGACCCCCAACTGACGCGCTATGTCGAACGCGCGTTGGCGCAGAACCTCGACCTCGCGCAGGCGTCCGCCCGCGTCGCCCAAGCCAGGGCCGGCCTCGGTGCGGCGAACGCAGCGCTGCTGCCGTCGGGCAATGTCAGCGGACAGGCGGCCCGGGCCTACCAATCCATCGAAACGCCGCTGGGCCAGGTGCTGAACGCGCAGCCCAATTTCGACCGCTACGGCAACGCCTATGAAGCCAACCTCGGCGCGAGCTGGGAGCTGGACCTCTTCGGCGGCCTGCGTCGCGGGCGCGAAGCCGCGCTGGCCGACTACCAGGCGTCCGAGGCGGGCGCGGCCGCCACACGGCTGACCGTCGCGGCGCAGACCGCCGACATCTACATCACCTTGCGCGGCCTGCAAGCCCGCCTGGACGTCGCGCGTCGGCAGGTGAGCACGCAGCAGGATCTGGTGGCCAAGGTCGAGCTGCTCTACGGCAAAGGGCTGGCCGCCGAGCTTCAACTGCGGCAGGCCGAAGGGGCGCTCGCGCAGGTCCGCGCGTCCGTGCCGGTGCTCGAGGCCGGGCTGGACGCCGCGATGAATGCCCTGGACGTGATGCTGGGCACAGCACCCGGTGCGCATCGCGCGGAACTGGAACAGGCCGGTGCCATCCCCGTTGCGCCCCGCATCGATGGCGCCGGGTCGCCCAGCGACCTGCTGCGCCGCCGACCCGACCTGATCGCGGCGGAGCGACGCCTGGCCGCCTCGAACGCCCGCATCGGCGTGGCCGTGGCCGAGTACTACCCGAAGTTTTCTCTCAGCGGCATGGTCGGCAGCGCCACCTCGGTGTCCAGTGGCAACCTGTTCAACAGCGGCGCGAGCCAGGGCGCGGGCATGCTCGGCCTGCGCTGGCGCCTGTTCGACTTCGGTCGCATCGACGCGCAGATCGACGCCGCCAAAGGACAGGACGCGGAAATGCTCGCCGCCTACCGGCTGGCTGCGCTGCGTGCCACCGAAGACGTCGAGAACGCGTTCTCCGCACTGGTCAAGCGCGAAGCGCAGACCGTGCTGCTGACGCAGGGCGAGGCCTCGCTTGGCCGCGCCAGAAGCGCTTCGTTCGCGGCCTACCAGAAAGGCGTCGTCAGCCTGATCGAGGTCCTGCAGGCCGACGAGAGCCTGCTGCGTGTGGCCGACGCGAGGGCGCAGGCGCAAACGGAATCGGCACGCGCGGCGGTCAGTGCGTTCAAGGCACTGGGCGGCGGCTGGCAGGCGGCGCCCGTCGAAGCGGTGGCCATCCGCTCGCAGTGAGCTTCCGGCGTGACCTGCGGCCCGGCAGGCGCGCGGTGCGCGCCGCTCAAAGCATCAGCAACGCCCGGAAGTCATTCACGTTGGTGTGCGTCGGCCCCGTGACCAGCAGGTCGCCGATCGCATCGAAGTAGCCGTAGGCGTCGTTGCGGTCGAGGTGGTCGGCGAGCTTGCGGCCCTGCGCCATGGCGCGCGCCAGCGTGTCGGGCGTGACGAAGGCGCCGGCGTTGTCTTCCACGCCGTCGATGCCGTCGGTGTCGGCCGCGAGCGCCCACACGTCGGCCTGGCCGGCCAGCGCACCGGCCAGGCCCAGGCAGAACTCGCCGGCGCGCCCGCCGCGGCCCTTGGCCTGGCCGGGCTGGCGCGGGCGGATCGTCACCGTGGTCTCGCCACCCGACAAAATCACGCAGGGCTTCGCGAAGGGCTCGCCGCGCAGCGCGACCGCGCGGGCCAGCGCGCCATGCACCTTGCCGACTTCGCGCGATTCGCCCTCCATCTCGTCGCTCAGGATGTGCGCGTCGATGCCCGCCGCGCGCGCGGCGGCAGCCGCCGCTTCGAGCGACTGCTGCGGCGTGGCGATGAGGTGCGTGACGTGGCCCTGGAACACGGCGTCGGACGGCTTCGGCGTCTCGAGCGCACTGCTCTCCAGTTGCGCGCGCACGATCGGCGGTACCGCGATGCCGTAGCGGTCGAGGATCGCCAGCGCGTCGGCGCAGGTGGTGGCATCGGGCACGGTCGGGCCGCTCGCGATGACGGCGGGGTCGTCGCCCGGCACATCGCTGATGGTGAGCGTGACCACCTGCGCCGGCGCGCAGGCCGCGGCCAGCCGGCCACCCTTGATGCGCGACAGATGCTTGCGCACGCAGTTCATCTCGCCGATGTGGGCGCCGCTTTCGAGCAGTTGCGTGTTGATGCGCTGCTTGTCTTCGAGCGTCAGCCCCTCGGCCGGCAGCGTGAGCAGCGCCGAACCGCCGCCGGAGATCAGGCACAGCACCAGGTCGTCGGCGGTAAGGCCTTCGGTCAGCGCCAGGATGCGCTCCGCCGCCTTCAGGCCGGCGGCGTCGGGCACGGGGTGCGCGGCTTCGACAACCTCGATGCGCGACGCGAGCCCCTCGGGCCGCGGCGGGATGTGGCCGTAGCGCGTGACGACCAGGCCCGACAGCGGCGCGTCGGCCGGCCACAGCGCCTCGAGCGCCTGCGCCATCGAGCCGCCGGCCTTGCCGGCACCCAGCACCAGCGTGCGGCCCTTGGGCGGCTTCGGCAGGCACGGGGCCATGCCGGTGAGTGGCAAGGCGCGCGCGACCGCCACGCCATACAGATGCGCGAGGAATTCGCGCGGGGACGTGCGTGCGTCGGGCACGCCGGACACTTCGGAAGAGGGGTTCGGTGCGATCATTTGCGTTGTCTCCACGCTCTATTCTGTCTGCTCGCGCCATGACCTCCCTGCTGATCCGCAACGCGG
The sequence above is drawn from the Variovorax sp. J2L1-78 genome and encodes:
- a CDS encoding efflux RND transporter permease subunit; the encoded protein is MSEGRFNLSALAVRERSVTLFLILLISLAGLVAFFKLGRAEDPAFTVKVMTVITAWPGATAQEMQDQVAEKLEKRLQELRYYDRAETYTRPGLAFTTLTLQDSTPPLKVEDEFYQARKKVGDEARNLPAGVIGPMVNDEYADVTFALFALKAKGEPQRLLVRDAETLRQRLLHVPGVKKVNIAGEQPERIYVEFAHDRLATLGIGPQEVFAALNAQNALSPAGSVETKGPQVFIRLDGAFDTLQKIRDTPVVAQGRTLKLSDVATVKRGYEDPATFMIRNGGEPALLIGVVMKEGWNGLDLGKSLDAEARAINAELPLGLTLSKVTDQSDNISASVDEFMMKFFAALLVVMLVSFLSMGWRAGLVVAAAVPLTLAVVFVVMAATGKNFDRITLGSLILALGLLVDDAIIAIEMMVVKIEEGYSHVAASAYAWSHTAAPMLSGTLVTAVGFMPNGFAPSTAGEYTSNMFWIVGIALIASWVVAVVFTPYLGVKLLPNFKKVEGGHAAIYDTPRYNRLRRVLERVIARKWLVAGAVVALFVLSILGMGVVKKQFFPNSDRPEVLVEVQMPYGTAITQTSAAVAKVEAWLSTQPEAQIVTSYIGQGAPRFYLAMGPELPDPAFAKIVIRTASQEERDALKLRLRDAVAQGLAPEARLRVTQLVFGPYSPFPVAYRVTGPDANELRKIAAEVRQVMDASPMMRTVNTDWGTRTPTLHFTLHQDRLQAVGLSSNAVAQQLQFLLSGAPVTTVREDIRTVQVVARSAGATRLDPARIADFTLAGASGQRIPLSQVGEVEVRMEEPVMRRRDRVPTLTVQGDIADGLQPPDVSNAITKQLQPIIEKLPAGYRIVQAGSIEESEKATKAMLPLFPIMLAATLLIIIFQVRSMSAMVMVFLTSPLGLIGVVPTLLIFQQAFGINALVGLVALSGILMRNTLILLGQIHHNEQEGLDSFHAVVEATVQRSRPVILTALAAILAFIPLTHSVFWGALAYTLIGGTFAGTVLTLVFLPAMYAIWFRIKPGTSDVRRDGNVPAH
- a CDS encoding efflux RND transporter periplasmic adaptor subunit produces the protein MLPPRLVLSVTINALAFALVACGDKTPPDARTLTPLVRAATVQPAASTSRSFSGTVAARVQSDLGFRVAGKVLERRVDVGQTVKRGQLLLRIDPVDLKLASRAQQEAVAAARARAKQASDEELRYRDLRGTGAISASAYDQIKAAADAAQAQLSAAEAQSEVARNANRYSDLVADVDGTVLETLVEPGQVVNAGQVVVRVAAAGRREAVVQLPETLRPAIGSVGQATLFGKEGAAVPVKLRQLSDTADRLTRTFEARYVLDGELANAPLGATVTVHVGDGKVVAKNGVQVPIGALFDAGQSPGVWVITGDPAKVRWQPVTVESLEDDRAQVTGQLQQGDRVVALGAHLLREGEEVRIASAAAAPAGGGAHP
- a CDS encoding TetR/AcrR family transcriptional regulator translates to MSPAITSPVPPRGPADHDVRDQIVVAATEHFSQYGYEKTTVSDLAKTIGFSKAYIYKFFESKQAIGEMICSNCLREIEAEVVAAVSAVDRPPEKLRRMFKAIVEASLRLFFRDRKLYEIAISSATERWRSAIAHEEFVRQLILEVLQQGRDSGEFERKTPIDETAAAIYLVMHPYINPLLLRHSFDHTDEAPALLAGLVLRSLSP
- a CDS encoding efflux transporter outer membrane subunit; this translates as MLTRTSLTLVAAACLLAGCAVGPDYVHPETSLPDKFLGQRAVDARATVADADLSAWWKGFRDPQLTRYVERALAQNLDLAQASARVAQARAGLGAANAALLPSGNVSGQAARAYQSIETPLGQVLNAQPNFDRYGNAYEANLGASWELDLFGGLRRGREAALADYQASEAGAAATRLTVAAQTADIYITLRGLQARLDVARRQVSTQQDLVAKVELLYGKGLAAELQLRQAEGALAQVRASVPVLEAGLDAAMNALDVMLGTAPGAHRAELEQAGAIPVAPRIDGAGSPSDLLRRRPDLIAAERRLAASNARIGVAVAEYYPKFSLSGMVGSATSVSSGNLFNSGASQGAGMLGLRWRLFDFGRIDAQIDAAKGQDAEMLAAYRLAALRATEDVENAFSALVKREAQTVLLTQGEASLGRARSASFAAYQKGVVSLIEVLQADESLLRVADARAQAQTESARAAVSAFKALGGGWQAAPVEAVAIRSQ